A portion of the Intestinibacillus sp. Marseille-P6563 genome contains these proteins:
- a CDS encoding DUF1638 domain-containing protein, which yields MRIAIIGCMVMNREISHLVAESRHMVRVWWLRQGLHDTPDLLRTSLQETVDTIERENEHLPETLRFEAIVLAYGLCSNGVIGLRSRSLPIVVPRCDDCISLFLGSADRYRELFARLPGVYWYNAGWIEQAFTPSKENYARRRAEYAAEYGEENADYLMECTNNWMTNYKHCGFITCPLAERPEHEAYARQAAADFGWEFTKVEGEMGFLDALVNGPWDDERFLSCPPHSRIVADYSNRKFRSEPAPLDDFERADETGE from the coding sequence ATGCGTATTGCCATCATCGGCTGCATGGTCATGAACCGGGAGATCTCCCATCTGGTGGCCGAAAGCCGGCATATGGTGCGGGTGTGGTGGCTGCGGCAGGGCTTGCACGATACGCCCGACCTGCTGCGCACCAGCTTGCAGGAAACCGTGGACACCATTGAGCGGGAAAACGAACATCTGCCCGAAACGCTGCGTTTTGAAGCCATCGTGCTGGCCTATGGCCTGTGCTCGAACGGCGTGATCGGTCTGCGCAGCCGGTCGCTGCCCATCGTGGTGCCGCGGTGCGACGACTGCATCTCGCTCTTTTTAGGCTCGGCCGACCGGTATCGGGAGCTGTTTGCACGATTGCCGGGCGTCTATTGGTACAACGCCGGATGGATCGAGCAGGCCTTCACACCGTCCAAGGAAAACTATGCCCGCCGTCGGGCCGAGTACGCGGCTGAATACGGCGAGGAAAACGCCGACTATCTCATGGAATGCACGAATAATTGGATGACCAATTATAAACACTGCGGTTTTATCACCTGTCCGCTGGCCGAGCGGCCGGAGCATGAAGCCTATGCCCGGCAGGCGGCCGCCGATTTTGGCTGGGAATTTACCAAAGTCGAGGGCGAAATGGGCTTTTTGGACGCGCTGGTCAACGGGCCGTGGGACGATGAACGGTTCCTGTCCTGCCCGCCGCACAGCCGCATTGTCGCCGATTACAGCAACCGGAAGTTTCGCAGCGAACCGGCGCCGCTGGACGATTTTGAGCGCGCAGACGAGACCGGGGAGTGA
- a CDS encoding hydantoinase/oxoprolinase family protein encodes MNLAIGIDTGGTCTDAVLYDFDTRRVLGSSKALTTYDDLTRGILQALDGLDPTLCRQARLAGLSTTLATNACVEGKFRRTRLLLLGIDRRGMEKYGASYGFTDPDDIRYLSCRTTITGGIEEEPDWDLLRASAKDWFAGVEACAVCEIYGMRNGAVLEQKAARIVREQTGLPTVCASLLFGGLSSLERAASAVLNAGLLPVTRDFLDAVQRAFRARGIDAAIHIVRSDSSLMGLNYSAEHAVETLLSGPAASALGGSALTGEPDAVIVDIGGTTTDVALVQDGAPLLSDDGIRVGQWKTLIRGLFSTSFALGGDSAIRWDVHGNRSLGPERIIPLCVLATRYPAVTETLRRQVLETPTHTLMLHEFLTLARADWADLPLSLEAHEQKLCLALEAGPLSVQQAADVLGIDKYQLRTRTLEQAGIVLRAGLTPTDIMHVRGDYTRYDRNASIWAARFAAGSLHVELEALCDDIYTEVSHRVFDAVSQMLLEHASPYYRTHGLDDGMRELLRLQWENRASGGSGLLQYAFRTPAKIIGIGGPVHLFLPAAAKALGAECIIPEGASTANAAGAVTGQTTCTATAEIRPHGLSPEDEQQGDYEVLCEGQPPCYFATESEAVAWASARLAEHAAARVREQGAAGELSIVTHTEDVTGGGCKLCTRIRVTASTCLGRTMKEVC; translated from the coding sequence ATGAATCTGGCCATTGGTATCGATACGGGCGGCACCTGCACCGATGCTGTCCTTTATGATTTTGACACCCGGCGGGTGCTGGGCAGCAGCAAGGCCCTGACCACCTATGACGATCTGACACGCGGCATTTTGCAGGCGCTTGATGGTCTGGACCCGACCCTGTGCCGCCAGGCGCGGCTGGCCGGCCTGTCCACCACCCTGGCGACCAACGCCTGCGTGGAAGGCAAATTCCGCCGCACCCGTCTGCTGCTGCTCGGCATCGACCGCCGCGGCATGGAAAAATACGGCGCCTCCTATGGCTTTACCGACCCGGATGACATCCGTTACCTGTCCTGCCGCACGACCATTACGGGCGGCATCGAAGAAGAACCCGACTGGGACCTTTTGCGGGCGAGCGCCAAGGACTGGTTTGCCGGGGTGGAAGCCTGCGCCGTGTGTGAAATCTACGGCATGCGCAATGGCGCGGTGCTCGAACAAAAGGCGGCGCGCATCGTGCGCGAGCAGACCGGCCTGCCCACCGTATGCGCCAGCCTGCTGTTCGGCGGCCTGTCCAGTTTGGAACGGGCGGCCAGCGCGGTGCTCAATGCCGGGCTGCTGCCGGTCACGCGCGACTTTCTGGACGCCGTACAGCGCGCCTTCCGCGCGCGCGGCATCGATGCCGCCATCCACATCGTGCGTTCGGACAGCAGCCTGATGGGACTAAACTATTCAGCTGAGCACGCGGTCGAGACCCTGCTGTCCGGCCCGGCCGCTTCGGCGCTGGGCGGCAGCGCGCTGACCGGGGAGCCGGACGCGGTCATCGTTGACATCGGCGGCACGACCACCGACGTGGCACTGGTGCAGGACGGTGCACCCCTCCTCTCAGACGACGGCATCCGTGTGGGACAATGGAAAACGCTCATCCGCGGGCTGTTCTCGACCTCGTTTGCCCTGGGCGGGGACAGTGCCATCCGCTGGGATGTCCACGGCAATCGGTCGCTCGGACCCGAGCGTATCATCCCGTTGTGCGTGCTGGCGACCCGCTATCCGGCAGTGACCGAGACGCTGCGCCGCCAGGTATTGGAGACACCCACCCACACTCTCATGCTGCACGAATTTCTCACCCTGGCCCGGGCCGACTGGGCCGATTTACCGCTCTCACTCGAAGCGCATGAGCAAAAGCTGTGCCTTGCGCTCGAAGCCGGGCCGCTCAGCGTACAGCAGGCGGCCGACGTGCTCGGCATCGACAAATACCAGCTGCGCACCCGCACGCTCGAGCAGGCGGGCATCGTGCTGCGTGCCGGTCTGACCCCGACCGACATCATGCACGTACGCGGCGACTACACCCGGTATGACCGCAACGCGTCCATCTGGGCGGCACGGTTTGCCGCCGGGTCGCTGCATGTGGAACTCGAAGCCCTGTGCGATGACATCTATACCGAAGTTTCGCATCGGGTGTTCGACGCGGTGTCGCAGATGCTGCTTGAGCATGCTTCCCCCTATTACCGCACCCACGGGCTGGACGACGGCATGCGTGAACTGCTCCGCCTGCAATGGGAAAACCGGGCATCGGGCGGCAGCGGTCTGCTGCAATACGCCTTCCGCACCCCGGCCAAGATCATTGGCATCGGCGGGCCGGTGCATCTGTTCTTGCCCGCTGCCGCGAAAGCGCTGGGCGCGGAGTGCATCATCCCCGAGGGCGCGTCCACGGCCAATGCCGCGGGCGCCGTGACCGGGCAGACGACCTGCACGGCCACAGCCGAAATCCGGCCGCATGGCCTGTCGCCCGAGGACGAGCAGCAAGGCGATTATGAAGTGCTTTGCGAGGGACAGCCGCCCTGCTACTTTGCTACCGAGAGCGAAGCCGTTGCCTGGGCTTCGGCGCGGCTGGCCGAACATGCGGCTGCCCGCGTGCGCGAACAGGGCGCGGCGGGTGAATTGTCCATTGTGACCCACACCGAGGATGTGACCGGCGGAGGCTGCAAGCTGTGTACCCGCATCCGCGTGACGGCCAGCACTTGTCTGGGCCGTACGATGAAGGAGGTTTGCTGA
- a CDS encoding ASKHA domain-containing protein, whose protein sequence is MTITVKTGAQTLALEAAPGENLGDMLRRAIPTFAQPCGGNHTCGKCRVILEGAAPAPSASDLRLLSEQERDAGVRLACSCPVTDGMTVHLAESGPARIVAWNKTVPFDRTETGYGIAADIGTTTVAMQLFDRVSGQVLAERLEENAQRGFGADVISRIEACKTEGLDTLSSRIREQLERMAAACLHEAGIDHIDEAVVTGNSTMLHLYEGLDPASLAVVPFDVQSYFGCMSRHTLSGAPVYLPRCVGAYVGADIICAILAAGMQDGGVQLLTDIGTNGEMALMRDGNLSCCATAAGPAFEGAGLSCGMPAAAGAIRAVRREGGKICYQTVQDAPPVGICGSGILDALAVLLEDETLEDTGYLDEDYTVDGTEVTITQRDVRQIQLAKSAIFAGLITLLEEQDLPADAVDRFVIAGGFGSSMNMDSACAIGLFPAALRDKADFIGNGALGGAAMLLMNRSLRAQSEQMAQNATEISLSASPDFMDYYVDCMSFMTF, encoded by the coding sequence ATGACGATCACGGTAAAAACCGGCGCGCAGACGCTTGCGCTCGAGGCCGCGCCCGGCGAAAATCTGGGCGATATGCTGCGCCGCGCCATCCCCACCTTTGCGCAGCCCTGCGGCGGCAACCACACCTGCGGCAAGTGCCGGGTCATCCTCGAAGGTGCGGCTCCGGCCCCCTCGGCCAGCGACCTGCGGCTGCTCAGCGAGCAAGAACGGGATGCCGGGGTGCGTTTGGCCTGCTCGTGCCCGGTCACAGACGGCATGACCGTTCATCTCGCGGAAAGCGGTCCGGCGCGCATCGTGGCCTGGAACAAGACCGTACCCTTTGACCGCACCGAGACCGGCTACGGCATTGCGGCCGACATCGGCACCACCACGGTCGCCATGCAGCTGTTTGACCGTGTCAGCGGTCAGGTGCTGGCCGAACGGCTGGAAGAAAACGCGCAGCGTGGCTTTGGCGCGGACGTCATCTCGCGCATCGAGGCGTGTAAGACCGAAGGGCTGGACACCCTATCCAGCCGCATCCGTGAACAGCTCGAACGCATGGCGGCTGCCTGCTTGCATGAGGCGGGCATCGACCACATCGACGAAGCGGTCGTGACCGGCAACAGCACCATGCTCCATCTGTACGAGGGGCTGGACCCGGCCTCGCTCGCGGTCGTACCGTTTGACGTGCAGTCTTACTTTGGCTGCATGAGCCGCCACACGCTTTCGGGTGCGCCCGTTTATCTGCCGCGGTGCGTGGGCGCCTATGTGGGCGCGGACATTATTTGCGCCATCCTGGCCGCCGGGATGCAGGACGGCGGTGTGCAGCTTTTGACCGACATCGGCACCAACGGCGAAATGGCCCTCATGCGGGACGGCAACCTATCCTGCTGCGCCACGGCAGCCGGACCGGCCTTTGAGGGCGCGGGGCTCAGCTGCGGCATGCCCGCCGCCGCGGGCGCGATCCGCGCCGTGCGCCGCGAGGGCGGCAAAATTTGCTATCAGACCGTCCAGGATGCGCCGCCGGTGGGCATCTGCGGCTCGGGCATTCTGGATGCACTGGCCGTTCTGCTGGAGGACGAAACCCTGGAAGACACCGGCTATCTGGATGAAGATTACACGGTGGACGGCACCGAGGTGACCATCACCCAGCGCGACGTGCGCCAGATCCAGCTGGCCAAGTCGGCCATCTTTGCCGGGCTCATCACCCTGCTGGAAGAACAGGACCTGCCCGCGGACGCGGTCGACCGGTTCGTCATCGCGGGCGGGTTCGGCAGTTCGATGAATATGGATTCAGCCTGTGCCATCGGTCTATTCCCCGCCGCGCTGCGGGACAAGGCCGACTTCATCGGTAACGGCGCGCTTGGCGGCGCGGCCATGCTGCTGATGAACCGTTCGCTGCGCGCGCAAAGTGAACAGATGGCGCAAAACGCGACCGAGATTTCGCTGTCGGCCAGCCCGGATTTTATGGACTATTATGTCGACTGCATGTCGTTTATGACCTTTTAA
- a CDS encoding corrinoid protein, with translation MSVLNDISSWLQQGRAPKVKACVQQALDEGIPASDILEQGLLDGMNVIGQKFKNNEVFVPEVLIAARAMTKGIELLRPHLVADGVEEKGTVVIGTVKGDLHDIGKNLVRMMMEGKGLKVIDLGVDVPVEKFMEAARENDAKIIACSALLTTTMGEMRDVVEAVNASELKGNVKVMIGGAPITQAFCDQIGADRYTPDAASAADVALEICTA, from the coding sequence ATGAGTGTTTTGAATGACATCAGTTCTTGGCTGCAACAGGGCCGCGCGCCCAAGGTAAAGGCTTGCGTACAGCAGGCGCTGGACGAAGGCATCCCGGCATCCGATATTCTGGAGCAGGGCCTGCTGGACGGCATGAACGTCATCGGCCAGAAATTTAAGAATAACGAAGTGTTTGTTCCCGAAGTGCTCATTGCCGCTCGCGCAATGACCAAGGGCATCGAGCTGCTCCGTCCGCACCTGGTTGCAGACGGTGTGGAAGAAAAGGGTACGGTCGTTATCGGTACGGTCAAGGGCGACCTGCACGACATCGGCAAAAACCTGGTCCGTATGATGATGGAAGGCAAGGGCCTGAAGGTCATCGACCTGGGCGTTGACGTGCCAGTCGAAAAGTTCATGGAAGCGGCTCGCGAAAACGATGCCAAGATTATCGCTTGCTCGGCGCTGCTGACCACCACCATGGGCGAGATGCGCGACGTAGTCGAAGCCGTCAATGCTTCCGAACTCAAGGGCAATGTCAAGGTCATGATTGGTGGTGCACCGATCACCCAGGCATTCTGCGATCAGATCGGCGCAGACCGCTATACGCCCGACGCAGCTTCGGCTGCCGACGTGGCATTGGAAATTTGCACTGCTTGA